In Legionella cardiaca, a genomic segment contains:
- a CDS encoding HlyD family type I secretion periplasmic adaptor subunit, with translation MDKSVNQLPGTSEKPIIRTPVLIGFGILFLFIGGFFLWSILFPLDSAAVAEGKFIVEYEHKTIQHMEGGIIDKIYISEGSVVQKNTPLIKLDDTQAKASLQLLQGQVWESLAAEARIFAELNNKSEVVFPNELLKMANDPKAKKIITGQENLFIANVNSYEGQNQVLQQRIDELNQEITSIKAQVDSETEQLKLINEEITAVAYLEARKLVDRPRLLALKREAARLNGNRGEHLGQIAKAHQSIGETKSQIYTLTETRRKELLQELRETQQKLADLLEKLKSAEDILKRTLILAPQAGTVIGLKKHTIGGVITPGQDILDIIPSGDKLIIEAEINPIDINIVKPGLIAKIHLTAYKQRNTPTLEGTVTNISADIFEDQVTKKEFYKARISLNSQELANYPHIHLYPGMPVQVMIITEKRTAFDYLITPLTESFRNAFHEE, from the coding sequence ATGGATAAGTCTGTCAATCAATTACCAGGCACGTCAGAAAAACCGATAATAAGAACGCCTGTTCTAATCGGCTTTGGAATTTTATTTCTTTTTATAGGCGGATTTTTTCTCTGGTCCATACTATTTCCCTTAGACTCTGCAGCCGTCGCGGAAGGAAAATTTATCGTTGAGTATGAACACAAGACTATTCAACACATGGAAGGGGGAATTATCGATAAAATATATATTTCTGAAGGTTCTGTGGTTCAAAAAAATACTCCTCTTATAAAGCTGGATGACACACAAGCCAAAGCTTCCTTGCAATTACTCCAAGGTCAGGTTTGGGAAAGTTTGGCAGCAGAAGCACGTATTTTTGCAGAATTAAACAATAAATCTGAAGTAGTTTTCCCAAATGAATTACTTAAAATGGCCAACGATCCCAAAGCAAAAAAGATCATTACAGGTCAAGAGAATTTGTTTATAGCCAATGTTAATAGCTACGAAGGTCAAAATCAGGTATTACAACAACGTATTGACGAGCTCAATCAGGAAATAACCAGTATTAAAGCGCAAGTAGATTCTGAAACTGAACAGCTAAAATTAATCAATGAGGAGATTACTGCCGTGGCTTATCTAGAGGCACGTAAATTGGTTGATCGCCCACGCTTATTAGCTTTAAAACGAGAAGCCGCAAGGCTTAATGGTAATCGTGGTGAACACCTTGGACAAATTGCCAAAGCACATCAATCCATTGGAGAAACTAAATCACAAATCTATACTCTCACAGAAACTCGACGCAAAGAATTATTACAAGAGTTACGAGAAACGCAACAGAAATTAGCCGATTTACTCGAAAAGTTAAAATCTGCTGAAGACATTTTAAAAAGAACCCTCATTCTTGCCCCGCAAGCCGGTACTGTCATTGGCTTAAAAAAACATACCATTGGCGGCGTAATAACTCCAGGTCAGGATATTCTCGATATCATTCCTTCTGGCGATAAATTAATCATAGAAGCTGAAATTAACCCGATAGATATCAATATCGTTAAACCAGGATTAATAGCCAAAATTCATTTAACCGCATATAAACAAAGAAATACACCAACTCTTGAGGGTACAGTTACCAATATTTCTGCTGATATTTTTGAAGATCAGGTCACAAAGAAAGAGTTTTATAAAGCTCGTATTTCTTTAAATAGCCAGGAATTAGCCAACTACCCTCATATTCATCTCTATCCTGGAATGCCAGTGCAAGTCATGATCATTACTGAAAAAAGAACCGCGTTTGATTACTTAATAACCCCTCTCACAGAGAGTTTCCGCAATGCCTTTCATGAAGAATAA